A genomic region of Venturia canescens isolate UGA chromosome 9, ASM1945775v1, whole genome shotgun sequence contains the following coding sequences:
- the LOC122415892 gene encoding putative glutathione-specific gamma-glutamylcyclotransferase 2: MEDDSGLWIFGYGSLCWNPGFEFERSTIGYIRGYGRKFWQGNSTHRGTVEKPGRVATLVEDKEGIVYGRAFEVKDSVALPYLEKRECTLGGYRTIISTFHTRNGKTSFPVIIYTATDQNEHWLGDASLHSIARQIFECVGPSGHNVEYLLRLADFMHYYLPEIHDEHLFTLEALVRARIKETNVCLVTLMGNRDYVITIDDHHNDLQDEERAQDENVRANNAPRQNSFEYTSRVEQKQLRCIKM, encoded by the exons atggaagacgATTCGGGTCTCTGGATCTTTGGGTACGGTTCTCTGTGCTGGAATCCCGGATTCGAATTCGAAAGAAGCACCATCGGCTACATCAGAGGTTATGGAAGAAAATTCTGGCAAGGCAATTCCACGCATCGAGGGACCGTCGAAAAG CCTGGCCGCGTGGCGACGCTCGTCGAGGATAAAGAG GGAATCGTTTACGGACGAGCCTTCGAAGTAAAAGACAGCGTTGCGTTGCCCTATTTGGAGAAGAGAGAGTGCACTCTTGGTGGATATCGGACGATaatatcgacttttcataCGAGGAACGGAAAAACAAGTTTTCCAGTGATCATTTACACAGCGACGGATCAGAACGAGCACTGGCTCGGTGACGCATCTCTTCACTCGATCGCAAGACAGATATTCGAGTGTGTTGGACCAAGCGGGCACAACGTTGAATATCTCCTGAG ATTGGCTGACTTCATGCACTACTATCTACCGGAAATCCACGACGAGCACCTCTTCACTCTCGAGGCGTTGGTACGCGCACGGATAAAAGAGACCAACGTATGTCTCGTGACCTTAATGGGCAATCGTGATTACGTTATTACTATTGATGACCATCACAACGATCTGCAAGACGAGGAGCGTGCTCAGGATGAAAACGTTCGGGCTAACAACGCACCCAGACAAAATTCCTTCGAATACACCTCGCGGGTCGAACAGAAACAACTTCGTTGTATAAAAATGTGA